A stretch of DNA from Variovorax paradoxus:
ACCGCCGGCGCCCGGACTACTGGGCCGCCAACCTGCCGGTGCGCAAGGGGATGTTCAACTACGACACGGTGTCGTACCAGTACTTCAAGGACTCGCTCGGCGAGGAAGAATCGCTCAAGGCCGGCGCGCTCGACGCGATGGAGGAGCGCTCGATCATCGCGTGGGTGCGTCGCTACAAGGGACGCCGCTTCGACTCCGGCGAGCTGGTCAAGGAAGAGATCGATCACCGCCGCTTCACTGGCATGCAGGGCCTGGCGCCCAACCTGCGGCAGCCCCGCTTCGCCGATATGCGTGTGCGCAGGGCGCTGGCGCTGGCCTTCGATTTCGACTGGCTCAACGCCCACCTGTTCTACGGACGCCGCGGGCGCACGCAGAGCTACTTCCAGAACAGCAACGACCTCATGGCCCAGCCCACGGTCAGCCCCGAGGAGCAGGCGCTGATCGACAAGCTCAAGACCAAACAGCGCTACATCGACAACACCCAGGGCGAACTGCCGCGTCCCGACAGCAGCGGCGACACCGCCGATGGCCTGCGGCGCAACCTCGTGAAGGCGCAAGAACTGCTGAAGGAGGCCGGCTGGACCTACCGCGACGGCGCGCTGCGCGACAAGGCCGGCACGCCGTTCGTGATCACCATCGACATTGCCGACCGCAGCTCCAACGTGGTGCTGGCGCCGTATGCGCGCAACCTCGGCAAGCTGGGCATCCGGCTGGAGTACCGCCTGCGCGATCCGAGCCTTTTGAAAAAGAAGCTGGATGACTTCGACTTCGACATGGCCATCAGCCTCGTGGGCGGCTCATCGAGCCCCGGCAACGAGCTGTACGACGACTTCGGCTCGAAATCGGCGAGCGAGAAGGGCAGCCAGAATCTGAGCGGCATCAGCGATCCGGTGGTCGACGAGATCGTCGAGGTGATCGTCAACAGCCATGACCGCGCCTCGCTCGCAGCGGCCGCGCGGCTGCTGGACCGCTACCTGCTCCACCAGCACTACGTGACCCCGATGTACTACGGCAAGCAGTATTTCATTGCCCACAAGCGCAAGCTGCGCCGACCGGACGCGCCCCTGCCGCAGCGCCTGCTGGCAGGCTCGGCGATGCTGACGATGTGGTGGATCGACCCGAGCGCCAAGTAAAAGAACACCCATGGCCGCCTACCTGATCCGACGCCTCCTGCTGATCGTTCCCACGCTGTTCGGCGTGCTGTTGCTCAACTTCGCCATCGTGCAGTTCGTGCCGGGCGGTCCGGCCGAGCAACTGCTTTCGCAACTCACCAACAAAGAGAACCGCATCTCCGGCGGCCCCACCGGCCGCACGCTCGACGCCAAGCAGGTGGCCGAGATCAAGGCGCTCTACGGCTTCGACAAGCCGGCCCCCGAGCGCTTCTGGCAGATGCTCAAGCAGTTCGCGCGCTTCGACCTGGGCAAGAGCTTCTTCCAGAGCAAGGACGTGTGGCAGCTCATCAAGGAGAAGCTGCCGGTGTCGATCAGCCTGGGGCTGTGGACCTTCTTCATCAGCTACCTCATCGCGGTGCCGCTGGGGGTGGCCAAGGCGGTGCGCGCGGGCTCGCGCTTCGACTTCTTCACGACGCTGCTGGTGCTCGTCGGCTACGCCATTCCGGGCTTTGTGCTGGGCGTGGCGCTGCTGGTGATTTTCGGCGGTCAGCTGCAGTGGTTTCCGCTGCGGGGGCTGACCTCGCCGAACTGGGAGTCTTTGAGCTGGGGCGCCCGCATTGTCGATTACCTGTGGCACATCACCTTGCCGGTGACGGCCATGGTGCTGGGCAGCTTCGCGATCACCGCGATGCTCACCAAGAACTCCTTCCTCGAGGAGATCCGCAAGCAGTACGTGCTGACGGCGCGCGCCAAGGGGCTGGCCGAGCGGCAGGTGCTGTGGAAGCACGTGTTCCGCAACGCGCTGATCCCGATCATCACGGGCTTTCCGACGGCGTTCATCGGCGCCTTCTTCTCGGGCGCGCTGCTCATCGAGACGCTGTTCTCGCTCGACGGCATGGGCCTGCTCAGCTACGAGAGCGTGCTGCGGCGCGACTACCCGGTGTTTCTGGGCACGCTTTACTTGTTCACGCTGATCGGGCTGGTGACCAAGCTCATTTCCGATCTTTGCTACGTCTGGGTCGATCCGAGGGTGAAGTTTGACTGAAGCCGCCGCCGTGTCCGTGAGCCCCGGGCGCCGTGCCTGGCGCCGTTTTCGCCGCAACCCGCTGGGGTTCTGGAGCCTCGTCGTCTTCTCGACGCTGGTGGTGCTGAGCCTGTTCGCCGACGTGCTCTCCACCGACAGGCCGCTGGTGGTGCGCTATGAAGGCCAGACCTATTTCCCTGTGCTGCGCGACTATTCCGAGAAGACCTTCGGCGGCGACTTCGAAACGCCCGCCGACTACCTCGACCCCTTCATCGAGCAGCGCATCACCCAGGGCGACAACTGGGCGCTGTATGCGCCCAATCGCTACGGCCCGGCCACGCTCAACTACTTCTCGAAGCCACCGAACCCGGCTGCGCCCTCGCATGAGAACCTGCTCGGCACCGACGAGCGCGGGCGCGACCTGCTGGCCCAGCTGATCTACGGCTTTCGCGTGAGCGTGCTGTTCGCGCTGGCGCTCACGGTGGTCGGCGTGGTGCTGGGCATCGCGACCGGTGCCGTGCAGGGCTTCTTCGGCGGCAAGATCGACCTGACCTTCCAGCGCCTCATCGAGATCTGGAGCGCGATGCCCGAGCTGTACCTGCTGATCATCTTCAGCGCGATCTTCACGCCCAGCGTGTCGCTGCTCTTGATCTTGCTGAGCCTGTTCGGCTGGATGGGACTGTCGGACTACGTGCGCGCCGAGTTCCTGCGCAATCGCCAGATGGATTACGTGCGCGCCGCACGGGCGCTCGGCGTGGGCAACCTGCAGATCATGTGGCGCCACATCCTGCCCAACAGCATGGTGCCGGTCGTCACCTTCCTGCCGTTCCGCATGAGCGCGGCCATCCTCGCGCTGACCTCGCTCGACTTCCTCGGGCTCGGCGTTCCGCCCGGCACGCCGTCGCTCGGCGAACTGCTGAGCCAGGGCAAGGGGAACATCGACGCTTGGTGGATTTCGCTGTCCACCTTCTGCGTGCTGGTCGTCACGCTGATGCTGCTGACCTTCATGGGCGACGCGCTGCGCGATGCGCTCGACCCGCGGAAGGCCGACAAATGACGACGATGCGCGACACGAACAACAAACCCCTGCTCGACGTGAAGGGACTGAGCGTCTCGTTCGGCGGCAAGCCGGTGGTGCACAGCATCGACCTGCAGATCGCGGCGGGCGAAAAGCTCGCGCTGGTCGGCGAGTCGGGCTCGGGCAAGACCGTCACGGCACTCTCGCTGCTGCGGTTGGTGCAGAACGCCGATCTCGCCGGCGTGGCGACCCTGTCGGGTTCGCAAGACCAGCACGGTGCGCGCGACCTGCTGTCGATTCCGGAGCGCGAACTGCGCGGCATCCGCGGCAAGGAGATCGCGATGATCTTCCAGGAGCCGATGACCGCGCTCAATGCGCTGTACACCGTGGGCGATCAGATCGCCGAGGTGCTCGAACTGCACGAAGGGCTGTCGGCCCGCGCCGCGCAAGAGGCGGCCGTGCAGCTGCTGGCCGACACCGGCATTCCCGAACCGGCGCGGCGGGCGAGGGCGTTCCCGCACCAGCTCTCGGGCGGGCAGCGCCAGCGCGCCATGATCGCGATGGCGCTGGCCTGCAAGCCGCGCCTGCTGCTGGCCGACGAGCCGACCACGGCGCTCGACGTCACGGTGCGCGCGCAGATCCTCGAACTGCTGGCCGACCTGCAGCGCAAATACGGCATGGCCGTGCTGCTCATCACCCACGACCTGAATTTGGTGCGCCGTTTCGCCGATCGCGTGGCGGTGATGGAGCGCGGCCACATCGTCGAGCACGGCCCGGTCGATACGGTGTTCGAGGCGCCGCAACACGCGTACACCCGCAAGCTGATCGACAGCCATCCATCGCGCGACGTGGCCGAAGCCGCCGTTGACGGCGCAGCGCCGCCGGTGCTCGAAGCGCGGGCGCTGCGCGTGAGCTATCCGGTGTCGCGCCCCGGTTTTGCGGGCTGGTTCCGCAAGGGCGAGTTCGTCGCCGTGCAGGGCGCTGATTTCCGGATTGCGCCGGGCGAGACGCTGGGCGTGGTCGGCGAATCGGGCTCGGGCAAGTCGACGCTGGCGCTGGCCGCGTTGGGCCTGCTCAAGCACCAGGGCGAGCTGCAGGTGACGGGGAAGGGCTGGGCGGTGGACCGCGCCTCCGACCTCGCGCTGCGCCGCACGATGCAGGTGGTGTTCCAGGACCCGTTCTCGTCGCTCTCGCCGCGCATGACGGTGGAGCAGATCGTGGGCGAGGGGCTGCGCGTGCATGCGCCCGAGCTCGACACCGCCGCCCGCAGGGCGCGCGCGCTCGCGGCGCTGGCCGATGTGGGTTTGAGCGAGGCGCAGTTTCCCGCGCTGCTCGACCGCTATCCGCACGAGTTCTCGGGCGGGCAGCGCCAGCGGCTGGCGATCGCCCGGGCGCTCATCGTCGATCCGCGGTTGCTGGTGCTCGACGAGCCCACGAGCGCACTCGACGTGACCATCCAAAAGCAGGTGCTCGGCCTGCTGCAGCGGCTGCAGCGCGAACGAGGGCTGAGCTACCTGCTGATCACGCACGACGTCGAGGTGATCCGCGCGATGGCGCACCAGGTGATCGTGATGAAGGACGGCGCGATCCTCGAATCCGGACCGGCCCTGCGCGTCCTCGACGCCCCCGAGCATCCCTACACGCAAAAGCTGGTGGCCGCGGCGCTGCTGGAATAAAAACACGGAGATCGCACGCAATGTCGGGAATCGGACACGGCCGGCGCGGCGCCTGGCGCGCGGCGCTGGCCTGCATGGTCACGCTGGCAGTGGCCATGGGCCTGGGGCGCTTTGCCTTCACGCCCATGCTGCCCATCATGCTGAGCGAGGGAAAACTCGAGCTGGCCGGCGGTGGGCTATTGGCCTCTCTGAATTACCTGGGCTATTTCTTCGGTGCGGTCAGTTGCGCGGCCATCGGCATCAAGGCGTCGAGCATGGTGCGCGGCGGCCTGCTGGCCACGGCGGCGCTGCTGGTGGGCATGGGGCTGCTGCACAGCTTCATCGGATGGGGCGTGCTGCGCGCAGCGGCCGGGGTGATGAGCGCCTGGGTCTTCGTGTTCGCTTCGGGCTGGGGGCTGCGCCGGCTGGCTGAGACGAATTCGCCCATGCTGGCCGGTGTGATCTACACCGGCCCGGGCATCGGGATCGCCATGACGGGCTTGCTTGGCGGGGCGCTGGGCCGCTGGGGGTCGGAGGCGGGCTGGATTGGCCTCGGTCTGTTGGCCGTGGTGCTGATTGCCGTGATCTGGCGGGTGTTCGACGATGGCGAGCGGGTGGCAACGGCGACCGGCGGGGCGGCTGCCGTCCCGGTCGCGGCCGCTGGCGCCGCCGGATCGGCCTTGGCGCGCAGCGATGCGATCTGGCTGGTCGCTCTCTATGGACTGGCAGGCTTTGGTTACATCATTACTGCCACCTTTCTGCCAGTGATCGCCCGGCAGGCATTGCCCGGATCGCCGTGGCCGGATTTCTTCTGGCCGTTGTTCGGGGCAGCCATCATTCCGGGTGCATTGATCGGCGCCCGCGCCCCGGTGCATTGGGACAACAGGTTGCTGCTGGCCGCCGCCTATGCGTTGCAGGCGCTCGGCGTCGTGTTTTCGGTGGTCTGGCCGACCATTGCAGGTTTTGCAGTGGGTAGCCTGTTGCTCGGCATGCCTTTCACCGCCATCACACTTTTCGCCATGCGGGAGGCGCGCCGGCTGCGCGGCAATGCCGCAGCGGGGCTGATCGGCTATGCCACGGCGTCCTACGGGGTGGGGCAGATCATAGGGCCGCTGTTTGCGGCGCCACTGGCCCAGCGCACCGGCTCTTTCGAGCTGCCTTTGCTGGTGGCTGCCGCCGCATTGGCGCTGGGTGCGGTGCTGTTTGCCGTGGTCTGGTCGAAATACAGGCGCCCGTTGGCCGTTTGAATAGCGGATGCCCTTCATTTATGCACGCGAATAGCATATAATTCGAGGCTCACGACCAAACGGGCGGGTACCAACCGCCCGTTTTTTTTGGTCTATGCATTCTCAAGCAGCAATTATTTGGCGTCGTGGCATCCGTGGTGGGCGGGTGCTGCGGCTTGGGCATTGATTCAGAAGGCGCTTTCAAACACGTGGCATTGCAGCAAACAGTAGAACAAACCGTGGCCGGTCTCGGCTACGACCTGGTCGAGGTCGAGCGCTCGGCCGGTGGATTGCTGCGCGTGACGATTGATTTGCCCTGGACGCCCCCCACCTCGGAAGCTGTGGCGGCCGGCACGCCCGAGCCCTTCGTGACGGTGGAAGACTGCGAAAAGGTGACGCGCCAGCTGCAATTCGCGCTGGAAGTCGATGCGGTCGATTACAAGCGGCTCGAGGTCTCCTCGCCCGGTATCGACCGACCCTTGCGCAATGAACAGGATTTCGAGCGATTCGTGGGTGCGGTGATCGACGTCACCCTCAAGGCGCCCATGGGCGCTGCCGCGGCGGGCCAGGTGTCGGCCACGCGCAAGAAGTTTCGCGGCACGCTGGAGCGTGCGGAGAGCGGTTCGGGCTGGCAGGTCGTCTGGAGCGACGAGGCCAAGGTCAAGCCCGGTCAAAAAGTGAGCAAGAAGCGCGCGCCTGCACCGTTGCATGCGCTGGGCTTCGTATTGGACGAGCTGCGTGATGCGCGGCTCGCGCCGATTGTGGATTTCAAGGGCCGCAAGGCCAAAACCCAACCGGGTTTTTCGGATATTGACGACGGAACGAGTGTTCCGGACTGAACAAGAGGAGTGGTGGCATGAATCGCGAAATGTTGATGTTGGTGGATGCGATCTCGCGCGAGAAGAACGTCGAGCGCGACGTGGTCTTCGGCGCGGTCGAATCCGCACTGGCGCAAGCCACCAAGAAGCTCCATCAGGGTGATGTGGATATCCGCGTGGCAGTCGATCGCGACAGCGGCGACTACGAAACTTTCCGTCGTTGGCACGTCGTTCCCGACGAAGCCGGCCTGCAGCTGCCCGACCAGGAGATCCTGCTCTTCGAGGCCAAGGAAGAGATGTCCGATATCGAAGTCGGCGAGTACATCGAGGAAGCGGTGGACTCGGTGCCGATCGGCCGCATCGGCGCCATGGCTGCCAAGCAGGTGATCCTGCAGAAGATTCGCGACGCCGAGCGCGAGATGCTGCTCAACGACTTCATGTCGCGCGGCGACAAGATCTTCGTGGGCACCGTCAAGCGCCTGGACAAGGGCGACATCATCGTGGAAGCCGGGCGCGTCGAAGGCCGCCTGCGCCGCAGCGAGATGATCGCCAAGGAAAACCTGCGCAATGGCGACCGCGTGCGGGCCATGATCATGGAGGTCGACCTGACGCTGCGCGGCGCGCCGATCATCCTGTCGCGCTCGGCCCCCGAGTTCATGATCGAGCTGTTCCGCCAGGAAGTGCCCGAGATCGAGCAAGGCCTGCTCGAAATCAAGAGCTGCGCCCGCGACCCCGGTTCGCGCGCCAAGATCGCCGTGCTCTCGCATGACAAGCGTGTCGACCCGATCGGCACCTGCGTCGGCGTGCGCGGCACCCGCGTCAACGCCGTCACGAACGAACTCGCCGGCGAGCGCGTGGACATCGTGCTGTGGAGCGAAGACCCGGCCCAGTTCGTGATCGGCGCCCTGGCACCCGCAAACGTCTCGTCGATCGTGGTCGACGAAGAAAAGCACGCCATGGACGTGGTGGTCGACGAGGAAAACCTCGCCATCGCCATCGGCCGCGGCGGCCAGAACGTGCGCCTGGCTTCCGACCTCACCGGTTGGAAGATCAACATCATGGACGCGAACGAGTCGGCCCAGAAGCAGGCCGTCGAGACCGATGCCAGCCGCAAGCTCTTCATGGAAAAGCTCGATGTCGACGAGGAAATCGCCGACATCCTGATTTCGGAAGGTTTCAACAGCCTCGAAGAAGTGGCCTACGTGCCGATTTCCGAGATGCTTGAGATCGAGGCCTTCGACGAAGACACCATCAATGAGCTGCGCGCCCGTGCAAAGGATGCGCTGCTGACCATGGAAATCGCCAAGGAAGAAGGTGTCGAGACCGTTTCGCAGAACCTGCGCGACCTCGAAGGCCTCAATCCCGACCTGATTCCGCAGCTGGCTGAAGCGGGTGTGAACACCCGTGACGACCTGGCCGACCTCGCGGTCGATGAACTCACCGAAATCACCGGCCTGAGCGCCGATGACGCCAAAGCCCTCATCTTGAAAGCCCGCGAACATTGGTTCGCCGGCCAAGAGTGACGGTATGGAGGCACGAAAGCAATATGTCCAGTACCACTGTCGCCGAGTTCGCGAACGAGCTCAAGAAGACTCCCGAAACCTTGCTTGACCAGCTCAAGAGCGCAGGCGTGCCCAAAGCGGCCGCCACCGATGCACTCACGGAGGCCGACAAGCAGCGCTTGCTCGGTTTCCTGAAGGCCAGCCACGGCACGGCCGAGCCGGAGCGCAAGAAGATCACGCTGACCAAGAAGTCGACCAGCGAGATCAAGCAGGCCGATGCCACCGGCCGCGCCCGCACCATCCAGGTCGAGGTGCGCAAGAAGCGCACCTTCATCCAGCGTGATGAGGGTCACCCGGCCACGGCCGAGAGCTCGCAGCAGCAGGCGGCCGAAACGTCGGCGGCACCGAGCGCACCTCAGATCGACGAAGCCGAACTGGCCCGTCGCGAGGAAGACGCACGCCGCCAGGCCGAGCTGATCCGCCGCCAGGAAGAAGAGCTGGCCGAGAAGCGTCGACAGCGCGAAGAAACCGAAGCCCGCGAACGCGAGCAGGCCGAGAAGGCCGAGCGCGCAGAGCAGGCCGAGCAGGAAGCTGCACGTCTCAACGCCGAGAAGAAGGCCGCTGAAGCCGCTGCTGCGTCCGCCAAGGAAGCTGCGAAGCAGCCGGTGGCTGCCCCCGCCGCGCCGGCCGCCGTTGCCGCCGCCGCCGCTGCCGCGGAAACCGCTGCCGCCGCTGAAAAGCAGGCTGCCGACACGAAGCTGGCCGCGCAAAACGCTGCGAACCAGGCCAAGGAAGACGCCAAGGCCAAGGCCGCTGCTGAATCGAAGGCCCGTGCCGACGAAGAGGCTGCCCGCGCCAAGGACCTCGACGAGCGTCGCCGCAAGGCCCTCGCCGAAGCCGAGGCCATCCGCGCCATGATGAACGCACCGGCCCGCGTGCTGGTGCCGCACAAGGCGCCCGAGAAGCCGCAACCCGAAAAGTCGGCGGTCAAGGGCACGCTGCACAAGCCGGCCACGCCGCCCGCACGTCCTGGCGCGCCTGCCGCGGCAGGCGCAGCGGCAGCACCCGGCGCAGCCGGTGCAGGCAAGGAAGTCAAGTCCGCCAAGCTCTCGTCGAGCTGGGCCGGCGATCCTGCCAAGAAGAAGGAAATCAAGACCCGTGGCGATGCCAGCGGCGGTGTCGGTCGCGGCAACTGGCGCGGAGGCCCGCGCGGCCGTCGCGGCAACGACCGTGGCGGTCACGACGAGCAGCACGCACCGGCCGCACCGGTCGAGGCGCGCATTCTGGAAGTGCACGTGCCCGAGACCATCACGGTCGCCGAGCTCGCGCACAAGATGGCCGTGAAGGCACAGGAAGTCATCAAGCAGCTGATGAAGCTGGGCATGATGGCGACCATCAACCAGTCGCTCGACCAGGACACCGCGATGATCATCGTGGAGGAAATGGGCCACAACGCGGTGGTTGCCGCGCTGGACGACCCGGAAGCCTTCACCGACGAGGACGTGTCGGCGCAACAGGCCGAAGCCCTGCCGCGCGCACCGGTCGTGACCGTCATGGGTCACGTCGACCACGGCAAGACCTCGCTGCTGGACTACATCCGCCGCGCCAAGGTCGCTGCGGGCGAAGCCGGTGGCATCACGCAGCACATCGGTGCGTACCACGTCGAAACCGAACGCGGCATGGT
This window harbors:
- a CDS encoding YbfB/YjiJ family MFS transporter, with amino-acid sequence MSGIGHGRRGAWRAALACMVTLAVAMGLGRFAFTPMLPIMLSEGKLELAGGGLLASLNYLGYFFGAVSCAAIGIKASSMVRGGLLATAALLVGMGLLHSFIGWGVLRAAAGVMSAWVFVFASGWGLRRLAETNSPMLAGVIYTGPGIGIAMTGLLGGALGRWGSEAGWIGLGLLAVVLIAVIWRVFDDGERVATATGGAAAVPVAAAGAAGSALARSDAIWLVALYGLAGFGYIITATFLPVIARQALPGSPWPDFFWPLFGAAIIPGALIGARAPVHWDNRLLLAAAYALQALGVVFSVVWPTIAGFAVGSLLLGMPFTAITLFAMREARRLRGNAAAGLIGYATASYGVGQIIGPLFAAPLAQRTGSFELPLLVAAAALALGAVLFAVVWSKYRRPLAV
- the infB gene encoding translation initiation factor IF-2; the encoded protein is MSSTTVAEFANELKKTPETLLDQLKSAGVPKAAATDALTEADKQRLLGFLKASHGTAEPERKKITLTKKSTSEIKQADATGRARTIQVEVRKKRTFIQRDEGHPATAESSQQQAAETSAAPSAPQIDEAELARREEDARRQAELIRRQEEELAEKRRQREETEAREREQAEKAERAEQAEQEAARLNAEKKAAEAAAASAKEAAKQPVAAPAAPAAVAAAAAAAETAAAAEKQAADTKLAAQNAANQAKEDAKAKAAAESKARADEEAARAKDLDERRRKALAEAEAIRAMMNAPARVLVPHKAPEKPQPEKSAVKGTLHKPATPPARPGAPAAAGAAAAPGAAGAGKEVKSAKLSSSWAGDPAKKKEIKTRGDASGGVGRGNWRGGPRGRRGNDRGGHDEQHAPAAPVEARILEVHVPETITVAELAHKMAVKAQEVIKQLMKLGMMATINQSLDQDTAMIIVEEMGHNAVVAALDDPEAFTDEDVSAQQAEALPRAPVVTVMGHVDHGKTSLLDYIRRAKVAAGEAGGITQHIGAYHVETERGMVSFLDTPGHEAFTAMRARGAQATDIVILVVAADDGVMPQTKEAIKHAKAAGVPIVVAINKVDKPDANLDRVKQELVAEEVVPEEYGGDVPFVPVSAKTGQGIDDLLEQVLLQAEVLELKAPVEAAAKGLVIEAQLDKGRGPVATVLVQSGTLKTGDVVLAGSTYGRVRAMLDEDGKATKSAGPSIPVEIQGLTEVPQAGDEFMVMADERRAREIATYRAGKFRNTKLAKAQAANLQNMFTDLSAGEVQTLRIIIKADVQGSQEALAQSLLKLATEEVKVQIVYAGVGGISESDINLAIASKAVVIGFNVRADSGARKLAEGNGVQLNYYSIIYDAVDEIKVAMSGMLAPERREEIIGSAEIRTVFVASKIGTVAGSYVTSGSVNRSAHFRLLRDNVVIYTGEVDSIKRMKDDVREVREGFECGIKLKNYNDIKEGDQLEFFEIKEIARTL
- the nusA gene encoding transcription termination factor NusA, which encodes MNREMLMLVDAISREKNVERDVVFGAVESALAQATKKLHQGDVDIRVAVDRDSGDYETFRRWHVVPDEAGLQLPDQEILLFEAKEEMSDIEVGEYIEEAVDSVPIGRIGAMAAKQVILQKIRDAEREMLLNDFMSRGDKIFVGTVKRLDKGDIIVEAGRVEGRLRRSEMIAKENLRNGDRVRAMIMEVDLTLRGAPIILSRSAPEFMIELFRQEVPEIEQGLLEIKSCARDPGSRAKIAVLSHDKRVDPIGTCVGVRGTRVNAVTNELAGERVDIVLWSEDPAQFVIGALAPANVSSIVVDEEKHAMDVVVDEENLAIAIGRGGQNVRLASDLTGWKINIMDANESAQKQAVETDASRKLFMEKLDVDEEIADILISEGFNSLEEVAYVPISEMLEIEAFDEDTINELRARAKDALLTMEIAKEEGVETVSQNLRDLEGLNPDLIPQLAEAGVNTRDDLADLAVDELTEITGLSADDAKALILKAREHWFAGQE
- a CDS encoding extracellular solute-binding protein; protein product: MRGWLLWMLALLALPSWAAHGLGMGYEPKYPASFTHFDYVNPNAPKGGDLTLSAAGGFDKLNPFTLRGVPPVGMGYSANGFVFSEYGLLFDSLTTPSEDEPFSQYGLLAEDIQLAPDRLSVTFRLNPKARFSDGSPVLAKDVKYSFDTLRSKAAGPTFRSYWADIKEAVVTGERTIRFDFVRQNAELHMIIGGLPVFSSAWGKGKPFDQIVTEPPIASGPYAVDKVDYGKFISYRRRPDYWAANLPVRKGMFNYDTVSYQYFKDSLGEEESLKAGALDAMEERSIIAWVRRYKGRRFDSGELVKEEIDHRRFTGMQGLAPNLRQPRFADMRVRRALALAFDFDWLNAHLFYGRRGRTQSYFQNSNDLMAQPTVSPEEQALIDKLKTKQRYIDNTQGELPRPDSSGDTADGLRRNLVKAQELLKEAGWTYRDGALRDKAGTPFVITIDIADRSSNVVLAPYARNLGKLGIRLEYRLRDPSLLKKKLDDFDFDMAISLVGGSSSPGNELYDDFGSKSASEKGSQNLSGISDPVVDEIVEVIVNSHDRASLAAAARLLDRYLLHQHYVTPMYYGKQYFIAHKRKLRRPDAPLPQRLLAGSAMLTMWWIDPSAK
- the rimP gene encoding ribosome maturation factor RimP, translating into MALQQTVEQTVAGLGYDLVEVERSAGGLLRVTIDLPWTPPTSEAVAAGTPEPFVTVEDCEKVTRQLQFALEVDAVDYKRLEVSSPGIDRPLRNEQDFERFVGAVIDVTLKAPMGAAAAGQVSATRKKFRGTLERAESGSGWQVVWSDEAKVKPGQKVSKKRAPAPLHALGFVLDELRDARLAPIVDFKGRKAKTQPGFSDIDDGTSVPD
- a CDS encoding ABC transporter permease is translated as MTEAAAVSVSPGRRAWRRFRRNPLGFWSLVVFSTLVVLSLFADVLSTDRPLVVRYEGQTYFPVLRDYSEKTFGGDFETPADYLDPFIEQRITQGDNWALYAPNRYGPATLNYFSKPPNPAAPSHENLLGTDERGRDLLAQLIYGFRVSVLFALALTVVGVVLGIATGAVQGFFGGKIDLTFQRLIEIWSAMPELYLLIIFSAIFTPSVSLLLILLSLFGWMGLSDYVRAEFLRNRQMDYVRAARALGVGNLQIMWRHILPNSMVPVVTFLPFRMSAAILALTSLDFLGLGVPPGTPSLGELLSQGKGNIDAWWISLSTFCVLVVTLMLLTFMGDALRDALDPRKADK
- a CDS encoding ABC transporter ATP-binding protein → MRDTNNKPLLDVKGLSVSFGGKPVVHSIDLQIAAGEKLALVGESGSGKTVTALSLLRLVQNADLAGVATLSGSQDQHGARDLLSIPERELRGIRGKEIAMIFQEPMTALNALYTVGDQIAEVLELHEGLSARAAQEAAVQLLADTGIPEPARRARAFPHQLSGGQRQRAMIAMALACKPRLLLADEPTTALDVTVRAQILELLADLQRKYGMAVLLITHDLNLVRRFADRVAVMERGHIVEHGPVDTVFEAPQHAYTRKLIDSHPSRDVAEAAVDGAAPPVLEARALRVSYPVSRPGFAGWFRKGEFVAVQGADFRIAPGETLGVVGESGSGKSTLALAALGLLKHQGELQVTGKGWAVDRASDLALRRTMQVVFQDPFSSLSPRMTVEQIVGEGLRVHAPELDTAARRARALAALADVGLSEAQFPALLDRYPHEFSGGQRQRLAIARALIVDPRLLVLDEPTSALDVTIQKQVLGLLQRLQRERGLSYLLITHDVEVIRAMAHQVIVMKDGAILESGPALRVLDAPEHPYTQKLVAAALLE
- a CDS encoding microcin C ABC transporter permease YejB — translated: MAAYLIRRLLLIVPTLFGVLLLNFAIVQFVPGGPAEQLLSQLTNKENRISGGPTGRTLDAKQVAEIKALYGFDKPAPERFWQMLKQFARFDLGKSFFQSKDVWQLIKEKLPVSISLGLWTFFISYLIAVPLGVAKAVRAGSRFDFFTTLLVLVGYAIPGFVLGVALLVIFGGQLQWFPLRGLTSPNWESLSWGARIVDYLWHITLPVTAMVLGSFAITAMLTKNSFLEEIRKQYVLTARAKGLAERQVLWKHVFRNALIPIITGFPTAFIGAFFSGALLIETLFSLDGMGLLSYESVLRRDYPVFLGTLYLFTLIGLVTKLISDLCYVWVDPRVKFD